From the genome of Thermococcus chitonophagus, one region includes:
- a CDS encoding restriction endonuclease subunit S, with protein MRERPLTEFISKKGEKKESATPKVGVKGPWKLPEGWRWIKLRTIGDIRKETINPQQYPSELFELYSIPAYHSTGKPELKLGKQIKSNKFIVKPGDILFGKLNPHLPKVWIVEPNKGYRQIASTELFPIIVNNKKAITKYVYWYLLSPQVREELVRKVIGTTGSRKRIGKDDILNLKIPLPPLPEQKRIVTKLDELNKRIEEAKRLAREAREEAEKLMASALHEVFSKAEEKGWGWVRLGDVVTRRNETIDPAQNPDLPFVGLEHITPGEVKLSKYSSRVDLRSQKYVFYPGDVLYGKLRPYLDKAVVATIKGMCSTDLLVLTPKEGLMPEYLVTFMHTPQFRELVTQYMRGTNHPRISWKSLQKFKIPLPPLEEQKRIVTYLNSIHERVQRLIKLYKEREKELEQLFPSILDRAFKGKL; from the coding sequence ATGAGAGAGAGACCGCTTACCGAGTTCATCTCGAAGAAGGGCGAAAAGAAGGAATCCGCGACGCCGAAGGTCGGAGTTAAAGGTCCGTGGAAACTACCCGAAGGCTGGAGATGGATAAAGCTCAGAACAATTGGGGATATTCGGAAAGAAACCATTAATCCCCAACAATATCCAAGTGAGCTTTTTGAACTATATAGTATTCCTGCCTACCACTCCACAGGCAAACCAGAGTTAAAGCTTGGAAAACAGATAAAGAGCAACAAATTTATCGTGAAGCCCGGAGATATTTTATTTGGAAAACTAAATCCACATTTGCCAAAAGTCTGGATTGTAGAACCAAACAAGGGATACCGGCAAATAGCCAGTACAGAACTATTTCCAATCATTGTAAACAACAAAAAAGCCATAACAAAATATGTCTACTGGTATTTGCTGTCCCCACAGGTTAGAGAAGAACTAGTTCGCAAAGTCATTGGGACGACAGGCAGCAGGAAGAGAATTGGCAAAGATGATATACTTAACCTAAAAATTCCTCTCCCCCCGCTCCCTGAACAAAAGCGTATAGTTACGAAGCTCGACGAGCTTAACAAACGCATAGAAGAGGCAAAGCGCCTCGCAAGAGAAGCCAGAGAAGAAGCAGAGAAGCTGATGGCCTCTGCACTCCACGAGGTCTTCTCGAAGGCGGAGGAGAAGGGATGGGGGTGGGTAAGGCTTGGAGATGTTGTAACACGCAGAAATGAAACAATTGATCCTGCTCAAAATCCAGACTTGCCATTTGTGGGTCTTGAACATATCACCCCCGGTGAAGTAAAATTGAGTAAGTATTCATCCAGAGTAGATTTGAGAAGCCAGAAATATGTATTTTATCCTGGAGACGTTCTTTATGGAAAATTAAGGCCATACTTAGATAAGGCGGTAGTGGCAACAATAAAAGGAATGTGCTCTACGGATTTACTTGTGTTGACTCCCAAGGAGGGATTAATGCCCGAGTATCTCGTGACTTTTATGCACACTCCCCAATTCCGTGAACTGGTCACTCAATACATGCGTGGGACAAATCACCCACGAATCTCGTGGAAATCACTACAAAAATTTAAAATCCCCCTTCCGCCCCTCGAAGAACAAAAACGCATCGTCACATACCTAAATTCAATCCATGAGCGCGTACAGAGACTAATTAAACTCTACAAGGAAAGAGAGAAGGAACTCGAGCAACTGTTCCCTTCAATACTTGACAGGGCATTTAAGGGGAAGTTATGA
- a CDS encoding class I SAM-dependent DNA methyltransferase produces the protein MDRTQFASLIEQIYEIMRRDGLTLIDYVEQLSWILFLKLLDDEEKKKELLHYESESSYTPLIEKKYRFSNWPSAVGAKNFEMADAEKLKKFVEEEVLPYLRNLSGSPEREKIAEIFRNITLKIRDPHNFKEILLKIKDIDFNNPEDTHIMSQLYEETLMMMGREGGAAGEYYTPRPVVRFMVKVIDPKPNETIFDPFCGSGGFLVESYRYIVEKYGDKLSLEEYKSLSKNFYGQELKPLAFLIATMNTMLHGLQANIVLKDTFSENIISGPKERYKVILTNPPFGGKLSKNQKENLPIPVTASELAALQYVMRKVEPGGRVGIVLPDGVLSNITKSYVKVRKELVEKNNVFAIVSLPQGVFANISPKGGSGPKASLLFFERGKPTKEIWYYELVPPNGKNYTRANPIKYEDLKDALEKFEAWRKYLETGDKKWRKKAISENSWVVSIEEIKENDYDLSARNPNKKLTVEYPAPEEIIASLEEKERKIVELLGEIKSILGEKP, from the coding sequence ATGGACAGAACCCAATTTGCAAGCTTAATTGAGCAGATATATGAAATTATGAGGAGGGATGGTTTAACGTTAATTGATTACGTCGAGCAACTGTCTTGGATACTCTTTCTTAAACTCCTGGATGATGAAGAGAAGAAGAAAGAGTTACTCCACTATGAAAGTGAATCAAGTTATACTCCTTTAATCGAGAAAAAGTATAGATTTTCAAACTGGCCGAGTGCCGTGGGGGCAAAGAATTTTGAAATGGCCGATGCAGAGAAATTGAAAAAGTTTGTGGAAGAGGAAGTACTCCCCTACCTCAGGAATTTAAGTGGTAGTCCCGAGAGGGAAAAGATTGCAGAGATTTTCAGGAATATAACCTTGAAGATTAGGGATCCCCACAACTTCAAGGAGATCCTTCTAAAGATAAAGGATATAGACTTCAACAATCCAGAAGACACGCATATAATGTCCCAGCTTTACGAGGAAACGCTTATGATGATGGGCCGTGAAGGAGGTGCAGCCGGAGAGTACTATACTCCAAGACCAGTAGTTAGATTTATGGTCAAGGTTATTGACCCGAAGCCAAATGAAACAATATTTGATCCTTTCTGTGGTTCTGGCGGTTTCTTGGTGGAGAGTTATAGGTATATAGTTGAAAAGTATGGAGATAAGCTGAGCCTCGAAGAGTATAAAAGTCTGTCAAAGAATTTTTACGGCCAAGAACTAAAGCCCCTCGCATTCCTAATAGCTACAATGAACACAATGTTACATGGTCTTCAGGCCAATATAGTACTTAAGGACACTTTCAGTGAAAATATAATTTCAGGCCCAAAAGAGCGATACAAGGTAATCCTAACGAACCCTCCCTTTGGTGGGAAGCTCTCAAAAAACCAGAAAGAAAACCTACCAATACCCGTTACGGCAAGTGAGCTTGCCGCATTACAGTATGTCATGAGGAAAGTGGAACCAGGGGGAAGAGTTGGAATAGTTCTTCCAGATGGGGTTCTATCAAATATAACAAAATCCTATGTGAAAGTTAGAAAAGAGCTCGTAGAGAAGAATAATGTTTTCGCAATAGTAAGCCTTCCCCAGGGCGTATTTGCAAATATATCGCCGAAGGGTGGGAGTGGACCAAAAGCAAGTCTTCTGTTCTTTGAGCGCGGGAAGCCAACGAAGGAAATATGGTATTACGAGCTCGTTCCGCCGAACGGGAAGAACTACACTAGGGCGAACCCGATTAAGTATGAAGACCTTAAAGATGCCCTTGAAAAGTTCGAGGCGTGGAGAAAATACCTCGAAACTGGCGACAAGAAGTGGAGGAAGAAGGCCATCTCAGAGAACTCGTGGGTCGTGAGCATCGAGGAGATTAAGGAGAACGACTACGACCTGAGCGCGAGAAACCCGAACAAGAAGCTAACGGTGGAGTATCCCGCTCCCGAAGAGATTATCGCGAGCCTTGAGGAGAAGGAAAGGAAGATAGTGGAGCTGTTGGGCGAGATTAAATCCATCCTCGGTGAGAAGCCATGA
- a CDS encoding RNA-binding domain-containing protein, with protein sequence MMEMFEEVQVEAYVFPTEDVEKVKKAMLNLVPGLKFEAFDRGDYMLLVGKTTDKRALQRLYELFRGQQILDTARMMLEEGYFGEEIIIKVHKQVAYVGKVNFNEESPLGPITIIIRTKEPKKLMKWLAPRTKNGVPIE encoded by the coding sequence ATGATGGAAATGTTCGAGGAAGTTCAGGTTGAAGCTTACGTTTTTCCCACGGAGGATGTAGAGAAGGTCAAGAAGGCCATGCTCAACTTAGTCCCTGGGCTAAAGTTCGAGGCATTCGATAGGGGAGACTACATGCTCCTCGTCGGCAAGACCACAGATAAGAGAGCCCTACAAAGGCTGTACGAGCTCTTCAGGGGACAGCAAATATTGGATACAGCTAGGATGATGCTTGAGGAGGGCTACTTCGGGGAGGAGATAATAATCAAGGTTCACAAGCAGGTAGCTTACGTTGGCAAGGTAAACTTCAACGAAGAATCACCCCTAGGCCCAATAACGATAATAATCAGGACTAAGGAGCCAAAGAAGCTCATGAAGTGGCTCGCTCCTAGGACTAAGAACGGAGTTCCTATAGAATGA
- the hsdR gene encoding EcoAI/FtnUII family type I restriction enzme subunit R: MREDETRKTLIDKMLENSGWIIDENVKEEYVISPGMIINERGNRIRKKRADYVLFYPTIYDGHPIAVVEAKRVSKDVLAGLEQAKAYMKMLGVPFAYATNGHEIVEYNIFTKRAVKINKFPTPSELWERKVRWEEIEDPNPLKVPYKIVEGKTLRYYQYVAVENAIKAILSGKKRVLLTMATGSGKTYVAFQIAWKLYRANRVRRILYLVDRIFLREQAYNAFEPFGNARIELTSDNITMAKDIYFATYQTLYSKKDSKRVYEHFDRDFFDMVIIDECHRSGWKRWHDILRYFKNAIHLGLTATPKRTDNIDTYAYFGKPVYEYPMARGIEDGFLAPPYEIIRVWTNIDKEGKLVIRELKSKGIKIEVPEGAELKEYYTMEEFEKEILLPDRTRKIVEWIAKFLEETDPLAKTVIFCPTQRHAREVATLLNNYFNPKFEVDNYAYPIIAEDREAHDILRRKFANSDEKFPVVATTVDVLSTGVDVPPIKNVIFLKPINSKVEFHQIIGRATRIDERSGKYVFRIIDFTGAARLFDEWDVPSLEPPKEGKRDWFLKIQILDGDTLEPIKNADVVVFVSPSNPLHVKSDDEGFIFVEGVPREAVKVDIRASGYKGKETIVPTFPTSNPREYVTVTLRPTQRKTTLPVKVEGLDVYIDEENRVKIDVRGNKLLDAEYIKYSKDEIKKRVTRLEDLKEIWKNKNKREAFKNELKRLGIDLKLLAKVKKMADVDEFDLLANILFDAPVISRDERARMCLRVKREFINKHGEKIRELIFDLIDRYRMFGIDELRPEVLEHPYFRREYGGLMEVIKILGDGDPNKGMRKLIMILEELIRGIYADLYEEV, encoded by the coding sequence ATGAGAGAAGACGAAACAAGAAAAACCTTGATCGATAAGATGCTTGAGAACAGTGGATGGATTATCGATGAAAACGTGAAGGAAGAATACGTAATTTCTCCTGGGATGATTATAAATGAAAGAGGCAATAGAATTAGAAAAAAGAGAGCTGATTATGTTCTTTTCTATCCTACAATATATGATGGGCATCCAATAGCAGTTGTAGAGGCCAAGAGGGTATCTAAAGATGTTTTAGCAGGACTAGAGCAGGCAAAGGCATATATGAAGATGCTCGGGGTTCCATTTGCATACGCCACAAATGGGCATGAAATAGTTGAGTATAACATCTTCACTAAAAGGGCAGTCAAAATAAACAAATTTCCAACGCCGTCAGAACTTTGGGAGAGGAAAGTAAGATGGGAGGAGATAGAAGATCCTAACCCTTTAAAAGTGCCATATAAGATAGTTGAAGGGAAGACATTAAGATATTATCAATATGTAGCAGTTGAAAACGCTATCAAGGCCATCTTATCTGGCAAGAAGAGAGTCCTTTTAACCATGGCTACTGGAAGCGGTAAAACTTATGTGGCTTTTCAAATTGCTTGGAAGTTGTATAGAGCAAATAGAGTTAGGAGAATCCTTTATTTAGTGGATAGAATATTCCTCCGAGAACAGGCATATAATGCTTTTGAGCCTTTCGGGAATGCGAGAATAGAGCTAACAAGTGATAATATAACCATGGCCAAAGACATATATTTTGCAACTTATCAAACGTTATACTCAAAGAAAGATAGCAAGAGAGTGTATGAACATTTTGATAGAGATTTCTTCGATATGGTAATAATTGATGAGTGCCACCGTTCTGGTTGGAAGAGATGGCACGATATCCTTAGGTACTTTAAAAACGCGATACACCTAGGATTAACAGCTACCCCCAAGAGAACGGATAACATTGATACGTACGCATATTTTGGGAAACCGGTATATGAATACCCCATGGCCCGTGGAATTGAAGATGGGTTCTTAGCTCCACCATATGAAATAATTAGGGTATGGACAAACATTGATAAGGAAGGAAAGCTTGTAATAAGGGAGCTTAAAAGTAAAGGAATAAAGATCGAAGTTCCTGAAGGAGCAGAGTTAAAGGAATACTATACAATGGAAGAATTTGAGAAGGAGATATTATTACCGGATAGAACAAGAAAGATAGTTGAATGGATAGCCAAGTTTTTGGAGGAGACAGATCCGCTAGCTAAAACAGTGATTTTCTGTCCAACTCAGAGACACGCAAGGGAAGTTGCAACGTTGTTAAATAACTATTTTAATCCAAAATTTGAAGTCGATAACTATGCATATCCGATAATTGCTGAGGACAGAGAGGCACATGATATTCTAAGGAGAAAATTCGCTAATTCAGACGAAAAGTTTCCAGTCGTAGCTACTACTGTCGACGTTTTAAGTACTGGTGTTGATGTCCCTCCAATTAAAAATGTAATCTTCTTAAAGCCCATAAATTCAAAAGTTGAGTTCCATCAGATTATTGGTAGAGCGACCCGTATAGACGAACGCTCTGGAAAATACGTCTTTAGGATAATAGACTTTACAGGAGCAGCAAGATTATTTGATGAGTGGGATGTTCCCTCCCTAGAACCCCCAAAGGAAGGTAAAAGGGACTGGTTCTTAAAGATACAAATCCTTGACGGTGATACACTTGAGCCGATTAAGAATGCAGATGTCGTCGTTTTTGTTAGCCCCAGTAACCCACTCCATGTAAAGTCCGATGATGAAGGATTTATCTTTGTAGAAGGAGTTCCGAGGGAAGCTGTTAAAGTAGACATAAGGGCGAGTGGGTATAAAGGCAAGGAAACAATTGTGCCAACGTTCCCAACTTCAAATCCCAGGGAATACGTTACAGTAACCCTAAGGCCTACCCAGAGGAAAACGACGCTCCCAGTTAAAGTTGAGGGGTTAGATGTCTATATTGACGAAGAAAACAGGGTGAAGATAGACGTTAGAGGTAACAAGCTCCTTGATGCTGAGTACATAAAATATTCCAAAGACGAGATAAAGAAGAGGGTCACGAGATTAGAGGACTTAAAAGAGATATGGAAAAACAAAAATAAACGTGAGGCCTTTAAAAATGAGCTCAAGAGACTAGGAATTGATCTAAAACTTCTAGCGAAGGTCAAGAAGATGGCAGACGTTGATGAGTTCGATTTGCTGGCAAACATCTTGTTCGATGCTCCCGTTATCTCCAGGGATGAGAGAGCAAGAATGTGCCTGAGAGTTAAAAGAGAGTTCATTAACAAGCATGGAGAAAAAATTAGGGAGTTAATATTTGACTTAATCGATAGATATAGGATGTTTGGGATTGACGAGCTTAGGCCAGAAGTTTTAGAGCATCCTTACTTCAGGAGAGAATATGGAGGTCTTATGGAGGTAATAAAAATCCTGGGGGATGGTGATCCAAATAAGGGGATGAGAAAGTTGATCATGATCCTCGAAGAACTAATTAGAGGGATTTATGCCGATCTATATGAGGAGGTGTGA
- a CDS encoding EVE domain-containing protein, which produces MRLWLCITNRNNWKIIKKKNVWGVPRRHENTMKKVRPGDKLVIYVKQETKKGEVLEPMIVGIFEVVSEPYTDSTRIFKAHAPGETYPIRVKIRPLKIGEVKFKPLIPKLKFIKNKKKWSGHLMGKAMREIPEEDYRLIESMLG; this is translated from the coding sequence ATGAGACTCTGGCTCTGCATAACCAATAGGAATAACTGGAAGATAATAAAGAAGAAGAACGTATGGGGTGTCCCCAGGAGACACGAAAACACCATGAAGAAGGTTAGGCCCGGAGACAAGCTCGTCATCTACGTCAAGCAGGAAACTAAAAAGGGAGAGGTGCTGGAGCCCATGATAGTCGGGATATTTGAAGTAGTAAGCGAACCCTACACGGATTCAACGAGGATCTTCAAAGCCCACGCTCCTGGGGAAACTTACCCAATAAGGGTGAAGATTAGGCCCCTAAAGATTGGAGAGGTAAAGTTCAAGCCCCTAATTCCCAAGCTGAAGTTCATAAAGAACAAGAAGAAGTGGAGCGGGCACCTGATGGGTAAGGCCATGAGGGAAATTCCCGAGGAGGACTACAGGCTGATAGAGAGCATGTTGGGATGA